The genomic segment TGGCGCACAGATTGGTATCTTCAAACAATCCAACCAGATAGGCTTCGCTGGCTTCCTGCAGAGCCATAACGGCCGAGCTCTGGAAGCGTAGATCAGTTTTAAAGTCCTGGGCGATTTCACGGACCAGGCGTTGGAAAGGCAACTTGCGGATTAACAGCTCCGTGGACTTCTGGTAACGACGGATTTCACGCAGGGCAACAGTTCCTGGCCGGTAGCGATGAGGCTTCTTCACTCCTCCGGTGGCCGGAGCGCTCTTGCGAGCGGCTTTGGTGGCCAACTGTTTGCGAGGAGCCTTTCCTCCAGTGGATTTACGAGCGGTCTGCTTAGTACGAGCCATTACTAGTTGATTGTCAACTGAACACGATCGAATAAAGACTGAAAATGATGCCTGAAAGGCAATGAGGGTTGCTTTTATACTGTCGCTTGTGTCTGGGTAGAAGCAGAAGAGAATAAGTTAACGAGAAAGTGCAAAGAGGGAATCCAACCGTCGTTTTACAGTATAAATTAGGGTGCATGCTTCCGAACAGGCATCAGTTTGATTTCATTCGTTCGAGTCGACACAACGCACATTACCCCAAATAAACAGCAATGACTGGCCGTGGCAAAGGAGGAAAGGGTCTTGGAAAAGGAGGCGCCAAGCGTCATCGCAAAGTTTTGCGTGATAACATCCAGGGTATCACAAAGCCCGCCATTCGTCGTCTGGCTCGGCGTGGTGGAGTCAAGCGTATCTCCGGTCTGATCTATGAGGAAACCCGTGGCgtcctgaaggtgttcctggaaaaCGTGATCCGTGATGCCGTCACGTACACCGAGCATGCCAAGCGCAAGACCGTCACCGCTATGGATGTTGTGTACGCTCTGAAGCGCCAGGGACGCACTCTATACGGTTTCGGAGGTTAAGCTGTGTCAGCAATAAATATACGCACAACAAAACAGCCCTTTTAAGGGCTACCATTAATATTCAATTAAAGAGTTACTACTAATTTCCATGAAACGTTCATTTTGTATAATAGTGAAACATCAATtgtcgagcagtcgcgtcttcgactaccctcagcgacaccacgctgtGTGCAacaagcgagttttttttttatgtttgtgtACCTATTCAGTACGCGACCACTCCCGGGTTAAGGGTGTAAATAATTTTCTAGAAACGAAAGGATACAATTATTGTTTCAAAATTCGGATCTAAAAAAAGGCTGCTAACATGCTTCGTAGTTAAAACTGCCTGAAAATGACTTCGTTTAGTGAAACTCTGTCACTTTGCAGcaatttaggggctgtccattaattacgtaagggtttatagggggagggggggtttgagaaatcttacgcgccatacaaaaatatttggctttccatacaaaaaatcttacaagggggggagggggtgtcgaaaaatcgcaaaaaatcccttacagaattaatggacagccccttacctatGCTGCTGTAtgaaccgattgattccgttctttttgttttcatgcgtgccctTTTCAACAAAAgacacaaaaataagaaacaaaacaattcAATGTTCGTTTCAGATAGCAATAAAATGTTGTTTTAGTTTTCTTGCATTGCCAAGTGCTGCAGCGGGAATTCTAATTAAAACATAACTCTTAAATGAAATCACATTtgtagtcctgaaaaggactgatTTTGTAACGAGGTTTCATTTCAACGGCTTCGATCCCCAGCTTACTTCTTGGCAGCGGCTTTTTTCGGAGCTGCTTTCTTTGCCGGTGCAGCCTTCTTCGGCTTGGGAGTCTTGGGCTTCTTGGCAGCAGCCTTCGATGGTTTGGTAGCCTTTTGCTTGGGAGCAGCAGCCTTCTTCACTGTTCCGGCTTTCTTGGCGGCCTTGGCACCGGCTGCTTTGGCTTTCTTCTCGCCAGCTGGTTTCTTGGCAGCAGGCTTCTTGGCCTTTTTCTCACCAGTAGCTTTCTTTGCAGCTGGCTTCTTGGCAGGCTTCTTTTTCTCTCCTGCAGCCTTCTTTGGTTTCTTCTCAGCGGCAGCCTTCTTGTCCTTCAGCTTGAACGATCCTGAAGCACCGGATCCCTTGGTCTGAACGAAGGTGCCCTTCTCGACGCCAGCTTTCAGAGCCTTCCTGATGAAAATGGATAACTTGGCCACGTCGCACTTGTAATTGGCCCCGATGTACTTCTTGATGGCCTGCAGTGAAGATCCCTTCCGTTCCTTCAGATTCTTGAGAGCGGCCAAGACCATTTCGTTCGCTGGTGGATGAGTGGCTGGTTTCTTTGGCTTCTTGGCGTCTCCTTTGGCGGCTTTGGTCTTCTTCGGGGTCTTGGCTGGCGAGGCAGCAGCCGGGGCCGCGGCGGCAACTTCGGTAGTGGTTTCAGTCATCTTGATTGTAACTGGATTTAGGTACACTTGTAGATAAAATAAACGAATGGGGATAAAACCGAGTCTTTATTGGGTCTTTATTTTGATGTCTGTGTTAGGAACGCATGCATTTTAAAGTAAACTATCATTGAATGATTTATTCTTAAAATTAACTAATATAAATTACTTAAATATAATTTATACAAGAAATATATTGCAGAAAATCATTGATGGAACTTTTAGATAAAAGTTGAAATGTTGAGGTATAGATTTAGTTTGGCATTATGTATGCCCAATCATTAGAATTTGCGCTCAGGCTCCATTTAGCGTGTGACCTCTATCATTCACCATTGACAATTattgaaattcattaaaaagcAGTAATTGTAATAATGCAGAATGTGGAGTAATTAATTTGATTCAATTGTTGAAGAGTTTGCCTACTGAATTCAACGTACACCTTTAGTGATAGATAATTTTAAAAGCCATAAATGAACGTTAAAGTTTAGGTATATGCTATACTCCGCTCTGCTTCTTATGACTGGAGTTACTCAATTGTAGTACAAAACTGTATTTATTGccaatatctgaatgaattcgaATAAAAACAATATTTGACTATGTTCTTCCAACTTTTTACTTAAATCACTTAATAAATAAAAGCACAAATGCGTTATGAAACAGTTTACCCATCGTAAGTATGGATTCACACATGTCATAAGAAGGAGTTTTCCTCAATGTGAGTATTTCTTATTTATATATGGACAAATAAACCCACCAACTGCGAATACAACACAAACAAATATTTAAATCCAATTAGCAAATactaaataaaaatttaaagCTGTCAAATATTTAAATTCGAAAATTAAAAGCACTCATACACTTGAAAACACAATAAAATTGACAACTTAGCAAATTCCTTGGCTATCTAAGATCAACTGAAGTACTGAAGATCAAAGCCGGTTTTTAATAATATAATTCAAACCCTGACCTTAGAAATAAAATCTTGTTCTCAGAACCTCTTCAATTCCGTAAAAACCAAACTTATATCTGAAAATATTCCCACTGTAATGCATTTTGATGAAAAAAGTATCGGTAAATGTCCTTACCTGTTGCTATTATTTCTTGCATTCCAAAACATTACGAATCAATTATCAATGAAACATTGTTTGTCCAATATAAAAAAGGGAATCATTAATACGTACGGGTTTTATGAAAATCGCTCGGCTGCAATAAGCTAGCATGAATTTATAAACTGTAGAAACATTTGAATTTCGATACAAGATTTCGTAAAGCAGTTGATCGTGTaggtcataaacgctcaaaatttcattgcattcggttcattgaatccggagatatagcagttcaaaattggctatcagataattttaGCTTTTTCTAGCATCTTTCTAATTTCTTGTAGAATAGCTAGATCTttctcaaatttggaccactgatagacaactttcgagtaaatgaggtttaaagattttcaaaaatttttcatcccatacaaaatggttGGAGTTTTGAAATCGAcgcaattttctacgatttattgtaatttttctaatcatcgtcaAAATAATCTTAAATAAGCTccagaaagcttgaaatctgaagattttttgatatgctaagcaaatcgacaaaatggtcacttacactctATTGATTCTGAGCCCCTCAATTCTTAATAATGAATATTCCTTATTAAGAATGAaatacttgcaaatttcttaccatatcatcactaaaattgtattgttttggcCTTTGTATATCCATTTGATATAATACCTACTTGGGATAAGAACTCAAAATTTAACGTTATGGAATCTTTAGCAACCGTAGAGTAAACaactttttgaacattttttttgcgtGCCGGTGCAAACGGACTTCAGAAAACGGATGTGTACTGCTAGGCTTTTAAAtacaaatagaaaataacgttttttttctaaaccgtatgctttattgaaTCAGTACTATGTTGAAGAACCaccatacatgcattcattttaaaaatatgaataacagatgtgaaataaaattatattttctaaatttgtaatttgtatgaaaacttattggacacggtgtaaatgtAACATTTAAGTGAAAAAAATACAGTTGATTCACTCTTCAATATAAACTGTTtcagtacattttttttattcctgttcgggtctgtcactgcgaccagtttttagatctattgtgacattacccgtatcctttgtatagtgcatgtcgcattattcaattgccattgaagggcaataaagtatcgattttgatacagttttgctttgttttcttagaaatttctttcttaaagaaaacaaaacaagagcactgataacTGGCCAtgtatcggaaacctagcatcactctTGTTTACCGCTAAATACTCCCCAGTAAGAAGACCCGGGTTTTaccattagcagcaataccattccaataatggatcAGTTTCAGCATTTCAGTACATAGAATTTTGTTTGTTAcaggaaaaaattaaaatgttcGTTTTAATTCAAATATAGATGAAAATATTGCCATTTCAATCTACCCACAATCTGCATCGAATTGATATAAACTAGGTCACAGACATACATTCTAGGAAAACTATTCTATTGTAACTCTTCTAGTATTCAAACAAATTTTGGCCCTGAGAAGGGCCGTTTTTGTCAGCTGTTCTTCTTCGAGAGAACAGATTTACTTTGAGCTGGTGTACTTGGTCACGGCCTTGGTACCCTCAGAGACGGCGTGCTTGGCCAATTCTCCAGGCAAAAGCAGACGGACAGCTGTCTGGATTTCGCGGGATGTGATAGTCGAGCGCTTGTTGTAGTGAGCCAGACGGGATGCCTCAGCAGCGATCCGTTCGAAGATATCGTTGACAAAGCTGTTCATGATGCTCATGGCCTTCGACGAAACACCGGTATCAGGGTGGACCTGCTTCAGCACCTTGTAGATATAGATGGCGTAGCTTTCCTTCCTgcgttgcttcttcttcttcttgtctcCCTTGACAACGCTCTTCTGAGCTTTGCCGGACTTCTTGGCGGCCTTTCCACTGGTCTTCGGTGCCATTTTCAAACGACTGTATACTCTGGAATCGAGAAACGAATTATTCTACCCAGGCGATTGCCTgctcttttatacccctagaataCCAACGGACGCTCAGCCCCTTTTTTACACTACGTATACCTACTGTTCATTTGCCCATCCTTGTATTGGAGTCGTGTACCAGCACGAAAGTATAAAATAAACGGGGAACGTTATTTCCCATCAGTACTGTTTCGTACATCGTATCGTTAGCACTCGCTCTACACATCTCTATCAAAATGTCTGGCCGTGGCAAAGGAGGAAAAGTTAAGGGAAAGGCAAAGTCCCGCTCGAATCGCGCCGGATTGCAATTCCCAGTCGGTCGTATTCATCGGCTGCTCAGGAAGGGTAATTATGCAGAGCGTGTTGGTGCCGGTGCTCCAGTCTACTTGGCTGCCGTGATGGAATATCTGGCTGCTGAAGTGCTTGAGTTGGCAGGAAACGCTGCCCGTGATAACAAGAAGACCCGTATCATCCCACGTCATCTGCAGTTGGCCATCCGCAACGATGAGGAATTGAACAAGCTTCTGTCTGGAGTGACCATCGCACAGGGTGGTGTATTGCCAAACATTCAGGCCGTTTTGTTGCCCAAGAAAACCGAAAAGAAGGCTTAAATTATCTGTCTTCATCATCCTAACACAAaaccgtccttttcaggacgacCATTAGATATTCATAACGAGTTATTTTAGAaacatttctgcaaaaattttgTACCTACATATTAATATAATTGTAAAATGTCCAGTGAATAATTTGTGAGcttcaacacaaaaaaaaaatgaaatacggTTAGTATCATGCAATGTTCACATCGAAAGAATTACTGTTTCGGTTGTAGTGATGACTATTGGAAATTAGAATATACATGTAGAAAGAAATGTATTTCAAGAATGATTTTTCTCTAGAAGTAGCGTGTGTTATCAGAAGATAATTAATTTCTAGCAATTTTAAATTGTTAAAACGAGATTAATTCaggtacatatttttaaaatgacCACTCCTAGAAATCATCTTAAAAATAAGATCTCTGATACATGAGGCAAATTAGATAACAAATTCATAAGAAggtgtaatttaaaaaaaatgtcttctATAAGTCACTTACATACAGATATTCTTAATTTCACGATACATATACATGATTTTGTCTAGAATGATAAAGATATTCACAAAAATAAGTTCTTCCATTTTGAAGAACGATTTCTCGAGAAAAGACTATGACACCAAGTAACGGATAGTTCATATCGCCGTTAGGCATCATACTGTTGTTATACTATACTAGGGAATTGgagaatgaaaaacaaaaaagaagaCATTATTTGACTAGATTTCatggaaatcattaaaaaatgcaATTTCGAGAGATAGGTAGGTACATAAACATTTCGAAACTgaataataaaaatgaaaaatcacCTTTCCCAGTTGTTACCGAGTAAAAAAAACGAGGTAGGGTGCCTGTActagttatcgcactacctaaggaaaactacttctacaaaaataagaagaaggccGACGAATGTCGGCGATatatcaaatgatagatttgatttcgtactttacaggaaaaatttatttctatcataatttgagcaaaatgtgaaatttgaatgagtgcaatcatcttttaggggaagacggggtaagaccgCCACCCTAAGCAAAAAAAATCATACCTTAAAACTGACAATAAATTACACAAGTTTTAACACAGCACATCATTTTTCAAAGTATTAGGCTTGCAAGAAAAATATATTTCAATTCGTGAtgatgatttttttataattttgagccttttgaaaatgtgattaaaaagcaCTTCAATTTTtgacgacggggtaagacggcccaccagaggggtaagaaggaccatcacgattttttttaaataatagtgaTAAAAAATGATTGAATTCCATACGTAAAAGTAAGATATGGCTCCCTTAAATCCTTCACATGAAAAATTGGTTAACATAGAGGTCCAAGggttaccatttattatttttattgggtAACTATAAATATGGATACTCAAACACCCATTATTATCACAAAAATAGTGTTTCTGGTTATGTGCAGCACAAACACTGCAAGCATGAGTATATTTATGTGAAATGTCATATTTTAACTAACAATTTTCATTGAATTGGGTTGCAGCTATATTGTTCTATGAACTggggggtggccgtcttaccccttgcg from the Aedes albopictus strain Foshan unplaced genomic scaffold, AalbF5 HiC_scaffold_244, whole genome shotgun sequence genome contains:
- the LOC109431202 gene encoding histone H2B-like — encoded protein: MAPKTSGKAAKKSGKAQKSVVKGDKKKKKQRRKESYAIYIYKVLKQVHPDTGVSSKAMSIMNSFVNDIFERIAAEASRLAHYNKRSTITSREIQTAVRLLLPGELAKHAVSEGTKAVTKYTSSK
- the LOC109431205 gene encoding histone H4, which codes for MTGRGKGGKGLGKGGAKRHRKVLRDNIQGITKPAIRRLARRGGVKRISGLIYEETRGVLKVFLENVIRDAVTYTEHAKRKTVTAMDVVYALKRQGRTLYGFGG
- the LOC109431199 gene encoding histone H2A, whose product is MSGRGKGGKVKGKAKSRSNRAGLQFPVGRIHRLLRKGNYAERVGAGAPVYLAAVMEYLAAEVLELAGNAARDNKKTRIIPRHLQLAIRNDEELNKLLSGVTIAQGGVLPNIQAVLLPKKTEKKA
- the LOC109420124 gene encoding histone H1 codes for the protein MTETTTEVAAAAPAAASPAKTPKKTKAAKGDAKKPKKPATHPPANEMVLAALKNLKERKGSSLQAIKKYIGANYKCDVAKLSIFIRKALKAGVEKGTFVQTKGSGASGSFKLKDKKAAAEKKPKKAAGEKKKPAKKPAAKKATGEKKAKKPAAKKPAGEKKAKAAGAKAAKKAGTVKKAAAPKQKATKPSKAAAKKPKTPKPKKAAPAKKAAPKKAAAKK